The genomic interval AATAAAGttaaggttaaaaataaagactatagtttggcctgtagtggcacagtgggtaaagcatcgacctgaaatgctgaggttgcaggtttgaaaccccgggcttgcctggtcaaggcacatatggaagttgatgcttcctgctcttccccccttctctctctctaaaaataaaaataaaatactttaaaaaaaataaagaataaacattagGGAGAGGAAAACTGGAAGTGCTATGCTACTGATATAGAAAACGGAGACATTAACAACACAGAATTCGGTTAAATCAGTGAGGGGAAAATGGAGGCAAGACAAAGGTAAAGTTTCAACACCATATAACTAATCTTAATAGCCTCACTttggattttaaattaaatattgaatcatatttttcaaattttcttttaaaaaattcaacagaattaagtagatattttaaatgcaattttaaatgaCTGTACAAATTAGCAAATCAAtgtgtcgtttttttttttttttggaaaatgacTGAATGGCAGGCAGTAATGCTAGACATAGATAACCCTGCTTTTAAGGCATTCACTAACTCCTGGCTGAGAGACCAAATCCAATTCCTCACACCTGCATTCAAAGGCCTTAATAACCTAGTCACTACTGTACCTAAATACCCTAACTGCCCCTATGGCCTAACCTACTCCTCACTCTCCCCGTGCGCAGACCTCTATACTGACCCTACCTCTAGGGCTTGGCCATCCCCACCTTCCTGACATGAGAGTCTCTGGCTGCCCAAGGCCTACACTGGTGAGGTGCCCGTCCCCTTTGCTCTGTCTCCGCAGCCCAGcaaccctctctcccctttctgggCCTCCGGGACTCGGTCTCTCCGTTTTGCCTGGGCCCGTTTCCCTCCCCACGGGAGGGCCTTCTCCATGTTCCACGACGTTCTCCCAGGGGCTCGCTCCTGCCTGCCTCCACTCAGGAACAAACTGCATTTAGCCTCTATTAGGTCTTTCCTACCTGGGGCGAAACCAGGACCGGcacctctcagcctccccctACCCCAACTCCCCCGAGTGCCACGCCCAGCCCTCCTGGCCGCCCCCAAACCTCCCCGCCGCAGCAGCCAATCCCCCCTATCCGGCCAAGGCGGTGGGGGTCAGCGGTGACtcaccggagggcgggcggcggcCGGGGGCCGGAATGCGCTCACTTCCTCACCGCGCGCACCTGCCCAGCGCCGCTGGAGCGCTGCCCGGCCAGGCCTCCGGCGGATGTTTTCTGTACCCGTGCGGGCGCCGGGCGCCAACCACCCCCGCGCCAACAGACGGGCCCCCGCAACTGGCATCCGCGAGGCTGCAGGAATCACGGGGTTGAGCCCTAACCACGGACAACCTCTGCACACACGCGCGCGTGCGCGCTCGGCATCAAGCCCCACGAAGCTACACTGATGCACACACACTTACCAACAGGCATGCAAGTGGGTTCAAACACCTCCCTGCCGTTCCCCAACTTCTGTGACAGGGACGGCCCAACCTGTCTTCCTAGAAGCCACCTACTCCTACCTTATCTTCATTACGGATAGCTCTCATCTGGCCCCATTACCTCACACCAATCCCAATCCACTCGGAGCCCCTTTGCTTTTCAGCACCATCACCACCTTCATGCTCTCTAGCTCCCCAATAGTGTCCGCTCCCTCCGAGTCTGGGTCCAGGTTGCAGAAGCAGAAGGTAGTCTATGGTCCAGACTTCCAGGGTGTCAGCTAGCGTCCCTCCCGCGGAAACGCAGTTGCAGAGCTACAGACGGCGGACAAGGCTATTGGGCCCTTGTGGTAGACGGGCCTTCCAGCACCCGCTCTAATCAAGAGGGCAGTCCAAGGCCATGCCTCCCACATACCGGCCTACATCAGGGCACCCTGCTGCAACCCTGAGTTTTCATCTCTCTTGGCACTCCTCTAAAGTGGAAAGGGTATCAGACCTGACTAGGGTGAATGTGTAGTACAGTTTGCATCTCCTTCCATTTACGCTTTCTCCTTGGAGGAGGACAAACGGAGTCTGAGGTGGACTGATGAGTTGTTTCTGATTAGTGAAGAGGTGAGAGGCAGAGTAGTCCTCTACAAAAGTCAGCCGGAGTAGTTGTGTCTGATCTACTGGCTGACAGGGAGTGGGAGTCTTGGAGTAAACGAGACTGGAGActtacaaggaaaaataaaatacatgccaAAGTGATTGGCCCTGCAGGTAAGAGGGGAATGCCTGGAATAGCGGTGCCCGGAGTGTGGAACAAGGGAAGAACTCTAGTTTAGCCAGGGGCCATTAGTACCAAACAGATGGCCAGCATTAGAGGGATCAGAAAGAACTCAAGAGTTTGCATGAATGAGGACAGGAAGAAATGGATCAAAATCCATGAGAAAAAGCAGGCGTCCTAAAATAAGCTGGAAGGATAAGAAAATGATACCTCTTCCTAGGGTAGCAGTGACAGTAAAGGCCAAGGGAAAGTAGCTTTATCAGCAACACTGTTTCTCAAACCAAACATGTAGAGTTTCAAGGATACAAGGACCAAAACCAAAATGCTCCTGAAGATAGTGTTTGAGGGAGATGGTAAGATGACATGGAGAACGAGTGTGAAAAGGACAGAAGTCCAGCAGGAGATAGCAGCTCAGTATCATTACAAGTAATGTCtaccctgaccaggaggtggtgcagtggatagagcgtcagactgagatgaggacgacccaggttcgagaccctgaggtcgtcagcttgagtgcgggctcatcaggtttgagcaaaactcaccagcttggacccaaggtcgctggctcgagcaaggggttactcggtctgctgaaggcccacggtcaaggcacaaatgagaaagcaatcaatgaactaaggtgtcacaacaaaaaactgatgattgatgcttctcatctctctccgttcctgtctgtctgtccctatctgtccctttctctgactctctctctctgtctctggggaaaaaaaattgaaataaaaaaaaaagtaatgtctacccattttgtctcTTGAGCTCTAGCACCAACCACAGTAGCTAATATTTTGAGGACTCTATGCCAAGGACAGATGACGtacattatctaatttaattctcTTAACCCTATGAGTATCGCTACCCcaatttatagataaggaaacaggtttagagaagtaacttgcccaaagtcatatagcTCTTAAGTCAGGGTCTGAATCCAAGTAGTCTGACTCTGCAATCTCTGCTCTTAATTACCCGTTTTGAGGTTCTCCAGAACTTGCAGGAAACCCAAAAGAGGATGTCAAAGGGTAGATTCCTAAATCCTCATTCCATACTATCCAGGACAGAGGGGTACCTCTGGGAAACTGGGAGTGACTCTTTGCAAGGACCACCCCCAGATATGGGGAGATCTATATCTGCTGTATGTTTGGGTGATGAACACTGGAGAATCCATCTTCAGATGCCCGTGGAAGAGACACCCTTCccattgccccccccccatcactgaGGGGCAGCGTGTCTCTAGGATACTCCAGGGAGACCCTACCCTAGGGTCTGAGAGAAACATTCTCCACTCTAGGTGCCTTGTTCACTCTCCTGAAGTCTCTGGCTGTCGCACCCTACAGCAGCTCCTTGGTTTGGCTGGGGCACAGGATTAGCCATCCCCAGGAAATGCCTCCCTCCGGTCCAGGCAGGGATCCCAGCACATCCACCCCTGGAGAGAgtgtgtggtggggaggggggtggagttGGTggaatgcttccttctctccagGTCAGAGAAGAGGTCTGGAGACCACCTGGGGGCCCTTacccctcccacctccttgcTGAGGAAGTGCCCAGTCCAGTGCCCCTTCCATGGACACCTCCCTCCCCCTAGCTGTGCAGGGGCATGAATCAGCTCTCACAGCTTGTTAAAGCTGGACCTCTTGTTTTCATGCCCTCACCCCAGGAAACAGAGTTACAGCTTTTCCAGCTCTACTCAGCAGGGGGCCAGGGTCCTCACTTTATAAACATCTCCAAGCCTGTGAGAGCAGAGGGCACGGAGATGGTGTGAGACAGGAGCCCAGGGGAAAAGACGGAAACTGAGACaaggagagaaacaaagaaaagccaAGGAGACAAAACCAGGAGTAGCCTGAACAGAAAAGCCAAGGGTCCAAAAGGGCTGTCCTACAGGAATGGCCTTAAGGATGCTCTGGGCTGGACAGGCTAAGGGGATCCTGCGAGGCTGGGGGATCATCTGCTTGGTGATATCTCTGCTCCTCCAGCACCCAGGAGTCCACAGCAAATGCTACTTCCAAGCTCAAGGTAAAGCTGGGTAAGGCATTAGAAAAGGACAAAGAACAGAGGGCACTCACTGGGAGGAGGGGTTGCTTAGACATGATCCTGTCAGAATACCCAGACTTCTCCCAGCTCAGAAACAGGAGACTAAATATGGGGGCAGTGTGCACTTCCTCTCCTACTCCTGAGTGATTCCATCTGCCGCCACCATGCCCTTACACGTTTAATATTTCTGTTCTTCCCTAGCCCCCTGCCACTATGAAGGGAAATATTTTACTCTGGGTGAGTCTTGGCTCCGCAAAGACTGTTTCCATTGCACCTGTCTGCATCCCGTCGGTGTGGGCTGCTGTGACACGTGAGTGACCAAAATTGGCCAGAGAGAATGGTGGTGATGTGAGTGACTGAGATGGCCAGGACATGCTATCATGTTAGGAGGAAAAGAATAGTAGTATGAGGCTGGCCGAACCTGAAGGGACCAGCAACAGGGTGAGAGAAGGCTTCAGGCTACAAAGTGAGGGAGGCAGTGGTAAATCTATAGGGAAAATAGTCCagctatgaaattttaaaaatccatccaTGGTAGGTGAGAATTTAGTTAGGGGGACCAAAAGGGCACTAGGGAGGTATGGGAGAGATGCTGGGAGAGGGGTTGTGGGTGGGAATAAAGGTGGCCTCTCATTATGCTGACTCCTTCCCCATCCTTTCATTCCCCAGGTCCCAGCATCCCATTGACTTCCCTGCTGAGTGTGAGGTACGACAGGAGGCGGGAACCTGCCAATTCTCCCTGGTGCAAAAATCTGACCCTCGGCTGCCCTGCAAAGGGGGCGGGCCTGACCCAGAGTGGGGCTCAGCCAACACCCCTGTTCCTGGGGCTCCTGCTCCCCTCTCCAGCTAAACTCAACTGACCACCCTTCTGCTGACTGCCCACTGCTGCTGCCACTTCCAGGGAAACCACTAGCAGCTGCCAATTtattctgaataaataaattaatgctaCAGCTGAAAGCCTGCTTCTCATTGTCCGTGCCATTGGGCCCCAGGTGGGAAAAATGGCCCTACTAGAGTCCAGGTGCTGAGTTCTCAATATCCTGAAGAAAGCAGTGCAGCAGTGAGCCAATTTCAGATGGTTATGGTACTGGTGCTGGGGCCCGGGGCCGCATATGAGGCCAGGGTCGGGCTTGTAGGTAGCACCTTGATGGGGAGGTCCCAGCTGAAGGTGTCTACAGGCACTTGCTCAGGCCCTGTCCAGGTGACAGGCTCGGGCTGTTCCACAGGAGGTAGGAGCACCAAACCTGGTTCTCGGGATGTTACAAATTCAAAATGCAATCGCCACTTCAGGGACACTgtagaaaaaaagacataggcaGAGGCATTAGAAGCCAGAAGTAAAAGCCAATGACAGGGCGTGGTTAGCAAATGAGCGAAAACTTATATTCGCGAAGAGGGGGAGAAGTCACGGGACAGGAAGCGAGGCTCAAGGTTTCTCTGAAGAAATATAGTGCCTTAATCAGAAATGTGACAATAAGGATAACAGTGTTAAGAATCTAATGACCCAAGTGTGAGACAGTCAAGACTGGTAGCCTGAAGTAAAGCTGCCGGGGAATCAGAAATCAGTGAGTGACACGGTCAAagtgggaaggggcaggggagacGTGCAAAGCTGTGAAAAGTTTAGGGGCCGGTGCATTTCGGAAGCAGGCTGAAGATCTGAGAAAGTGTTTGAGGTCAGAGGCTGGATGTGGGTATGTCTGAGCGTGTTAGGAATCAGGCGTGATTACACTCTACCTAAACACATtttactctcttcccctctccaggAATGGCCAGGGTCTCACCAATGGCTGTGCAGAAGCCTGGGGTGGAGCTGAGAGGGATGGGCAGGGAGAAGCTGGTTCTGGTTGTATGTAGGCAGGACTCCTGGTGTCGAGCATGAGTCACATGGGACACAGAGGGGGCACCCCCTGTCCCGCGGCGCCGCTGGTACTCAGGTTGTACACGTTCTTCGGTCTGTAAGCTTACTGAAAACTGGGGGCAAGAAAAGTGTGCGCTAGCAGGCATTAGGAAGCGCTGACTCCAGGTAAGAGGGCAGCCTAACCTCAGCCTGCTTTCCCTGAGCGACCCCATAATCCACTTCTACATACCACCCCTCTTTAGGTAGGCCCTTCTCCTACCctagccatcaggcccaggatccCCAAAGCCCCTCTTCCTTCTCACCTGCAAACAAGCTACAGTTCCTTCCCCCAAGTTTAAGGTCCCCACTACGTCCTCGCCAAGTCTGTATACAGATTTGAAGATGCCAAATGTCCCAACTTTTCCTCGGCCATCACTGATATTGTATAGATCTGGGGAAAATGGGACACTGTAAGCCTGGAGTCCACACTGCACTGGAAAGAGCATGTAGGGCTGGGAGCAGGACGCCA from Saccopteryx leptura isolate mSacLep1 chromosome 2, mSacLep1_pri_phased_curated, whole genome shotgun sequence carries:
- the MSMP gene encoding prostate-associated microseminoprotein produces the protein MALRMLWAGQAKGILRGWGIICLVISLLLQHPGVHSKCYFQAQAPCHYEGKYFTLGESWLRKDCFHCTCLHPVGVGCCDTSQHPIDFPAECEVRQEAGTCQFSLVQKSDPRLPCKGGGPDPEWGSANTPVPGAPAPLSS